Below is a window of Photobacterium atrarenae DNA.
TCGTCAATGAGAGCGAGATGCTGCACTGTGACCGCAAGGCGATTGCCCGGATTATCGATTACAGCTCTCGGCAGGCGGGGGATCAGAACAAGCTGTCGCTCCACTCAGCCGATATTGCCAACTTACTGCGTGAGAGTAATTACGTGGCGAAATCATCCAAGGCGACGATGATCCGTGCCAACCACGTTGAGCAGGCGCTGCAGAGTCAGGAAATGCGGGTGAGCCGGCTCAAAGATCAGGTGATGCAGACATATCAAAATGGCACCACCCTAATTGATACTCAGGGCGCGGTGATCGGCCAGATCAACGGCTTGTCGGTGATCTCGACCACAGATTATCAGTTCGGTGCGCCGAACCGGATCACCGCCAGCACCGCGTTCGGCGATGGCGAAGTATTCGATATCGAGCGCCAGGTCAAGCTGGGCGGGCGGATCCACTCCAAAGGCGTGATGATCCTGTCTTCTTACCTGGCGTCGGTCTTTGGCCGGACCAAAGCCATTCCGCTCAAAACCCACCTGACCTTCGAGCAGTCTTACGGTGGCGTGGACGGCGACAGTGCGTCAATGGCGGAGTTGTGCGCCATTGTGTCAGCGTTTTCCCATATGCCATTACGTCAGGATGTGGCGATCACCGGTTCCATGAACCAGTTCGGTCAGGCGCAGCCGATAGGCGGGGTCAACGAGAAAATCGAAGGCTTCTTTGATGTCTGCGTGATTAAGGGACGTCAGCCGACGCAAGGGGTGATTATTCCGCAGTCCAATGCCCATAACCTGATGCTGCGTAAAGATGTGGTCGAGGCGGTGGAAAAAGGCGAGTTCCATATCTGGGCGATTAGCCATGTCTCGGAAGCGATTGAGATCCTGACCGGCAAGCCTGCCGGAGCATGGTCGGAAGAGACTGGCTATCCGCTCGATTCCGTATTCGGCCAAGCGCAGGTCAAGCTGAATGCGCTGCGGGTTTAGCGGGACAGCAAAAAGTCATACCAATTAAAGTAAGTAAGTGATCAGAAATAGCGTCGGCAGTCGTGCCGACGCTTTCTTTTATGCGGGCATGGGTCAGCCGCGCGCGAGCTTGTGGTGGGCACGCGAGAAGTGGCCGGCACAAAAAGCGCCGACGATCGACAGCTCGCCCGCCAGGCACAGGGTGGCGCAGACTTCGGCCAGCGCCTGCGACTGGCCGCTACCGGCCAGGCCAAGCAGATCCAGACAGGCATGCTGGCTCGGCAGGGAGGTGCCGCCGCCGACGGTGCCCAGCATCAGGTTCGGCAGCGTCACCGAAGCATAAAGATCACCATTCCGAGCCACCTCAATCCGGGTGATACCGACCGCTGACTCAGCCACGCAGGCGGCGTCCTGGCCGCAGGCAATATAAAACGCAGCCAGGGCATTGGCATAATGGGCGTTGATCCCGATGCTGCCGCTGAGCGTGCCGCCGACTGTGGTCATGCGGGTGAAGTCGGCCATTTGCTCGGGGGTGGTGTGGAGATACTGTTTCACCAGTGCCGGACTGATGTGAACTTCAGCCGTGACTTTCTTGCCGCGCACACTGCGCAGGGTCTGTGCGGTGGCTTTTTTATCGCCGGACAGGTTGCCGTCCAGATAGGCCTGCTCGGGTTTCACCGGGGTATTGTGGAGAATATATTCAAACACCGCGTTGGTCGAAATGGTCACCATGTTCTGGCCTGACGCATCGCCGGTCAGATATTCGAACACCAGGTAAACGTGGTTGCCTTCAATGTTGACACTGATATCCGACAGTTTGCCGTGGCGGGTCGTGGACTCGGCCACTTGCTTGAAGTCGCCATACCGGGTGACGGCCCAGGCGACGAACTGCCCGGCGTGGGCCAGATCGGCAAAGGCAAAGCATGGCGTGCGGGTGACCCCTTCGTTCAGCAACATGGCGGTGGCCCCGCCGGCCTGGGTGATCAGCTGGGCGCCGCGATGATATGAAGCAACCAGGGCTGCTTCCGAGGTCGCCAGTGGTACGGTGTAGTCGCCTTGGGCAAACAGGCCGTTGACGCGCAGCGGTCCGGCAATCCCGACCGGCAGTTTGACCGTGCCGATAAAGTTTTCGATATTTTTCTGATAGCGGGACATTTGCGCCTGCGTCGCGGGATCGAGCAACTGGGCTTTGGCGCCGTCGTTGTCCAGGATCTGCCAGCGCTTCGCCACACTGTTTGGGGTCAGGAACGGGGAGCGGGGAAGTTTCCGCACCGGGGTGGTGTGATCCGGGCTCAGGCGTTGCTGCATTTCTTCGGCAGACAAATGGCTGAGCACGGAGGTCAGGTAATCCCGGCGGTGCAGGTTGAGTTTCGGCATAGCAATACTTCTTCGCTAAAGTTGGCCGCTGATTGTACCGGGAAACAGCGCAATGACTACTCCTGCCAGCGGCTTGGGGATGATTCGGAACTTAGTGGCCGGGCTCATCTTGCCGAGCCAGCGCCAGAAAACTCGCCATGGCGCTGAGGTCGAGGAAGCCATCTGCTTTCTTATGGGCCCGGAGAAACTGGTATCCGGTGACGAACTGGTGCAATCTTGCCGCGTCTTCAGTCGACACTTCATGGCCATGAACATGGGCATAGGCAGCATGCAAGGCGTCGCGGTCCACCACTTCGGCCTGGCGGTACAGATAGCCGCAACCCGTGGCCAGCCATTCGAGCGAGCAGTTGGCTTTCATCGCAATTTGGTTGGCTTTGCTCAGGCTCGGCTCGCTGCCGTTTAAGTACTTGCGGATCAAGGCTTCACTGAGCTCGACCCGGCGGGCAAAACCGCTGATGCTCTCTTCACCAATCAGCGACTTCAGGCGGGATGCAAATGACATAGTTCGTACTCCGGTTCGAAGGGAGGGGGTTATAACATTGCGACAGGGGTGAAACAAGCCTAGGATGGTCGGCAATGATTACGCAAGAGGGAGCCGACCACATGGTGGCAAAAGTTGAGTTAACGCCGCAGGGGCCGCAATTTTCTGAGCTGGTCCAGGGCTATTGGCGTCTGGCGGACTGGGGAATGACCCCGGCGCAGCGGCTGGATTTTCTGAAGCAGCACCTGGATTTGGGGATCACCACGGTGGATCACGCCGATATCTATGGCGACTACCGCTGTGAAGCCCTGTTTGGTGAGGCGCTGGCGCTGGATCCGAGCGTGCGCGATCAGCTGGAGATTGTCACCAAGTGTGATATCAAGCTGTGCTCCGATCAATATCCGGCGCGCCGGATCAACCATTATGACACCAGCAAGGCGCATATTGTCGACTCGGTTAACAATTCCCTGGCCCGTCTTCAGGTTGAAACCATCGATGTCTTGTTGATCCACCGCCCGGACGTGTTGATGGCAGCCGATGAGGTGGCCGAGGCGTTTGCCGAGCTCAAGCAACAAGGCAAAGTGCAGTACTTCGGGGTTTCGAACTTTACCCCATCGCAGTTTGAACTGCTGCAATCGCGCCTGGATGCGCCGCTGGTGACCAACCAGGTGGAGATCAATCCGCTGAACTTTGAAGTGGCCCATGACGGTACGCTGGATCAGTTGCAGATGAAACGCACCAAGCCAATGGCCTGGTCGTGTCTGGCCGGGGGGGAGATATTCATCGGTCAGTCAGAACAAGCCGTCCGTGTGCGCAACGAGCTGGAAGCGATCGGCGAGGAAGTGGGGGAACAAAGCATTGATCAGGTGATTTATGCCTGGGTGCGCCGCTTGCCGTCCAAACCGCTGCCGATTATCGGCTCTGGCAAAATTGACCGGGTGCAGGCAGCCGTGGATGCACTGAAGATTGAACTCAGCCGTGAACAGTGGTTCCGGGTTTGGGTGGCTTCCAAAGGTCACGGGGTGCCTTAATACCAATCGCAGTAAATTTCGCTGTCAAACAAATCATGGCCTCGCGAATACTCGTGAGGCTTTTTTTGGATTGCTGTAAGTGACGTTGTCACTGTCCTGCATTGTGATCGACTGTTTCCGTCAGCCCTGATCC
It encodes the following:
- a CDS encoding hydroxymethylglutaryl-CoA reductase, with the protein product MPKLNLHRRDYLTSVLSHLSAEEMQQRLSPDHTTPVRKLPRSPFLTPNSVAKRWQILDNDGAKAQLLDPATQAQMSRYQKNIENFIGTVKLPVGIAGPLRVNGLFAQGDYTVPLATSEAALVASYHRGAQLITQAGGATAMLLNEGVTRTPCFAFADLAHAGQFVAWAVTRYGDFKQVAESTTRHGKLSDISVNIEGNHVYLVFEYLTGDASGQNMVTISTNAVFEYILHNTPVKPEQAYLDGNLSGDKKATAQTLRSVRGKKVTAEVHISPALVKQYLHTTPEQMADFTRMTTVGGTLSGSIGINAHYANALAAFYIACGQDAACVAESAVGITRIEVARNGDLYASVTLPNLMLGTVGGGTSLPSQHACLDLLGLAGSGQSQALAEVCATLCLAGELSIVGAFCAGHFSRAHHKLARG
- a CDS encoding helix-turn-helix domain-containing protein, translating into MSFASRLKSLIGEESISGFARRVELSEALIRKYLNGSEPSLSKANQIAMKANCSLEWLATGCGYLYRQAEVVDRDALHAAYAHVHGHEVSTEDAARLHQFVTGYQFLRAHKKADGFLDLSAMASFLALARQDEPGH
- a CDS encoding aldo/keto reductase, coding for MVAKVELTPQGPQFSELVQGYWRLADWGMTPAQRLDFLKQHLDLGITTVDHADIYGDYRCEALFGEALALDPSVRDQLEIVTKCDIKLCSDQYPARRINHYDTSKAHIVDSVNNSLARLQVETIDVLLIHRPDVLMAADEVAEAFAELKQQGKVQYFGVSNFTPSQFELLQSRLDAPLVTNQVEINPLNFEVAHDGTLDQLQMKRTKPMAWSCLAGGEIFIGQSEQAVRVRNELEAIGEEVGEQSIDQVIYAWVRRLPSKPLPIIGSGKIDRVQAAVDALKIELSREQWFRVWVASKGHGVP